The Prionailurus viverrinus isolate Anna chromosome B4, UM_Priviv_1.0, whole genome shotgun sequence genome has a window encoding:
- the LOC125170203 gene encoding olfactory receptor 6C76-like → MKNQTSVKEFILLGLTNDPKLNVLIFLFLFFTYILSITGNLTIITLTLIDPHLKTPMYFFLRNFSFLEIAFTTVCIPRFLASIITGDMTISYNSCMVQVFFFILLGSTEFFLLTAMSYDRYIAICKPLHYTTIMNSRICNQLVISSWLAGFLIIFPPVMMGLQLDFCDSNIIDHFTCDSSPMLLISCTDTAFLELLGFFLAVFTLMVTLILVVLSYVFILKTILRIPSPEQRKKAFSTCSSHMIVVSISYGSCIFMYIKTSAKEGVALTKGIAVLNTSVAPMLNPFIYSLRNQQVKQSFKNLVNKCFSNKS, encoded by the coding sequence atgaaaaatcaaacatCTGTAAAAGAGTTCATTCTTCTTGGATTAACAAATGACCCAAAGctaaatgttttgatttttctatttctatttttcacatatatactGAGTATAACTGGAAACCTGACAATTATCACCCTCACTCTGATAGATCCTCACCTTAAAACTCCGATGTATTTCTTCCTTAGGAATTTCTCTTTTCTAGAAATCGCATTCacaacagtttgcattcctagATTTCTGGCCAGCATTATAACAGGGGATATGACTATTTCCTATAATTCTTGCATGGTCCAGGTGTTTTTCTTTATACTCCTTGGCTCGACAGAATTTTTTCTTCTGACTGCTATGTCTTATGATCGGTATATAGCTATCTGTAAGCCATTGCATTACACAACAATAATGAACAGCAGAATTTGCAACCAGCTTGTAATTAGCTCTTGGCTGGCTGGATTTCTCATTATCTTTCCACCTGTCATGATGGGACTTCAACTGGATTTCTGTGACTCCAACATCATTGACCATTTCACCTGTGACTCTTCTCCTATGCTGTTGATCTCCTGCACGGACACAGCATTCCTAGAGCTCCTGGGATTCTTCCTAGCAGTATTCACACTCATGGTGACCTTAATATTAGTGGTTCTTTCCTATGTATTCATCCTTAAAACAATTCTGAGAATCCCCTCGcctgagcaaaggaaaaaggccTTTTCCACTTGTTCCTCACACATGATTGTAGTTTCCATTTCTTATGGAAGTTGCATTTTCATGTACATCAAAACTTCAGCAAAAGAAGGAGTGGCTTTGACCAAGGGTATAGCAGTGCTCAATACTTCTGTTGCCCCAATGCTAAATCCTTTTATTTACTCCCTAAGGAACCAGCAGGTAAAGCAGTCCTTCAAGAACTTAGTCAACAAATGCTTCTCAAATAAATCTTAA